In the Arachis ipaensis cultivar K30076 chromosome B10, Araip1.1, whole genome shotgun sequence genome, one interval contains:
- the LOC110267858 gene encoding leucine-rich repeat extensin-like protein 5, translated as MCSFTARRDGPRENLDPHRAKRRYGPIKCTYCLKTGHNSRGCDKKKEAMASGGAASGSGSQHQGAAATTKGMGVDDLDDDAAREQEMYWEEILEAADTEASASDSPSVNVDYLNCVNPSEEPMAVRPPPSNSSTAYVPPRPIIKPTMSKRPIRRRNIKRPPPSQPSPLRPAPPQPTPITPTTPQPSVVRPTSPTNQLPPRITRQTMHGASRGTTTRFMQFMPTPPSTIQTPGRWPVPGFRPPTGASSSGNNNGISSGSSNSTPNK; from the exons ATGTGTTCCTTTACCGCTCGTAGAGATGGTCCTAGAGAGAATCTTGATCCTCATAGAGCAAAGAGGAGATATGGCCCCATTAAATGTACATATTGTCTGAAG ACTGGTCATAACAGCAGAGGATGTGACAAGAAGAAAGAAGCTATGGCTAGTGGAGGAGCTGCATCAGGTAGTGGTAGTCAGCATCAGGGTGCAGCAGCAACAACTAAAGGTATGGGTGTTGATGATCTTGATGACGATGCTGCCAGAGAGCAAGAGATGTATTGGGAAGAGATTTTGGAGGCAGCAGATACTGAAGCATCAGCTTCAGATTCACCCAGT GTGAATGTTGATTATCTGAACTGTGTGAATCCTTCTGAAGAACCTATGGCAGTAAGACCTCCACCTTCTAACTCCTCTACTGCATATGTGCCACCTAGACCTATCATAAAGCCAACCATGTCCAAGAGACCAATTAGGAGGAGAAATATTAAGAGGCCACCACCGTCACAACCTTCTCCCCTCAGACCTGCCCCACCACAACCTACTCCCATAACGCCTACCACACCACAACCTTCTGTTGTTAGGCCTACATCACCAACTAACCAACTGCCTCCAAGAATTACCAGACAAACAATGCATGGTGCAAGCCGAGGGACCACTACACGATTTATGCAATTCATGCCAACTCCACCATCCACAATTCAAACACCAGGCAGATGGCCAGTACCTGGGTTCCGTCCGCCAACAGGAGCATCTTCAAGTGGCAACAACAACGGGATTTCTAGTGGCAGCAGCAACTCTACACCCAACAAATAG